The genomic stretch TAATGGGCATGAGCGTTGTGGGCCTGGGCGTCATTGGTCTTGGCGGACTCTTCCTGCTGTACGAATCAATGTACGGCTTTGGCGCCGGATCGGCGGAAAAGGTGCTGAACATCCTGGCCGGCTTCTCGCTTGGCGCTTCCTCCATTGCACTCTTTGCACGTGTGGGCGGCGGGATCTATACCAAAGCTGCCGACGTAGGCGCGGACCTGGTCGGCAAGGTGGAAGCGGGCATTCCCGAAGACCACCCTTTGAATCCGGCTACCATTGCTGATAACGTGGGCGACAATGTCGGCGACGTCGCCGGTATGGGCGCCGACCTCTTCGAAAGCTATGTAGGTGCAATCCTTGGTTCGATGGTGCTGGGCACAGGCTTCATTGCCGCTTTTGCCCCGGAAGGCCAGCCGGCCCTTGATGGCTTTGGCGGTCTGTCGGCCGTTCTCCTGCCGCTGGCGCTTTCAGCGCTTGGCATTGTCGCCTCGATCCTCGGCACCTTCTTCGTGCGCGTAAGCGAGGGCGGCGATCCGCAGCGCGCGTTGAACGTAGGCAACTTTGTAGCGGCCGCTCTGACGTTGATTGGAGCTTTCTTCATCATCAACTATATGCTGCCAACCGAATGGAAGGCCGCTGGCGTCCTGACTGGCGTGGAGCGCAGCTTCACCGCCATGAATGTGTTCTTCGCCATGATCATTGGCCTGATCGCCGGCATTCTGGTTGGAATTGTGACCGAATACTACACCGGCTCCGATCGCAAGCCGGTGGTACAGATCGTGAAGCAATCCATCACTGGATCGGCTACCAATATCATTGCCGGTCTTGGCAATGGCATGATGTCGACGGCTATCCCGACCATCCTGATTGCCGTCGGAATTTATGCATCGTATGAGCTGGCCGGTCTCTATGGCATTGCCATCGCAGCACTGGGCATGCTCTGCAACACGGGCATCCAGCTGGCCGTCGATGCTTACGGTCCGATTTCGGACAACGCCGGCGGCGTTGCAGAAATGAGCGAGCTACCCAAAGAAGTTCGCCACCGTACCGACAAGCTTGATGCTGTGGGCAATACCACCGCGGCAATCGGCAAGGGCTTTGCCATCGCTTCCGCTGCTCTAACAGCGCTGGCGCTGTTCTCGGCCTTCATGAAGCAATCCGGCATTACGGCGATCAACGTCGCCGATCCTAAGGTGATGGCCGGCCTCTTCATTGGCGGCATGTTGCCTTTCCTTTTTTCGGCCATGGCCATGGGCGCCGTGGGACGCGCCGCCAACAATATGATCTATGAGGTGCGCCGTCAGTTCAATGAGATCCCGGCTCTCAAGGCCGCTCTAGAAGTGATGAAGCGCAACCATGAAGACCTATCCAAGATGTCGAAGAAAGATCGCGAGATTTTTGATGCGGCAGAAGGAGCGGCGGAGTACGGCAAATGCGTGGAGATTTCCACACAGGCCGCATTGCGTGAAATGATTCTGCCAGGTCTGCTGGCCGTCTTTACGCCGGTCATTATCGGCTACCTCTTTGGCGCAGCGGCGCTGGGCGGGGTCCTTGCTGGGGTAACGGTCAGCGGCGTGCTGATGGCTATTTTCCAGTCCAATGCCGGCGGTTCCTGGGACAACGCCAAGAAGATGTTCGAGGGCGGAGTCCATATGGACGGCCACTCTTTCCATAAGGGATCGGCGCCGCACAAGGCGGCGGTGGTCGGCGACACAGTGGGCGATCCGCTGAAGGACACCTCCGGTCCATCGCTGAATATTCTGATCAAGCTGATGTCCGTTGTAGCGCTGGTCATTGCGCCCCTGATTCGGACCCCGCTGATCTAAGCAAATTGCGCCGGTTCAGTCCGGATGCATCCAGAACGACCGCGCGGTGTTTGCCGCGCGGTTTTTTTGCGCCCGGAGCTGCGGCAACTTGTGGTTGCCTGCAGAGGGCCGCGCCACTACGCTTCATGCAATGAGCGCAGAAGCTGTTGATGATGCCGTCCACGATGAGCTGAAACAGGCAATCTGGTCGGAAATCTCCAAGGTTCAGGACCCTGAGATTGGTCTGGGAGTGGTCGATCTAGGATTGATCTACGGGCTGGAACTCACGCCGGAGAAACGCGCCGACGTCAAAATGACCTTCACTTCAATGGCCTGCCCTTACGGGCCGCAGATGCGCGCCGAGGTCCATGCCGCCGCCTCGCGTGTCGAGGGCGTCAGCGATGTCGACGTCGAGATCGTGTTCAGCCCGCCCTGGAATCCGCGAGAAATGGCCTCCGAGGAGGCCAGGATGTACATGGGCATCTATTGATGGTGCGGAACACCTGCAGCAAGGCTCTACCGCTGCGCATCCTTTGCACTGCAATCTTTGCTCCGGCGCTCTGGATGACGATCAGTTGCAACGCGGCGCCGGCGCAGCTCTTCTACACTCCGCAGGGAACGATCGTCGAAACCTACGTTCAGTATCCGCAGCCTCTGCGTATCGCCGAATTTCCGCCAGGTCGCGAGGCAAGCGAAGGCGCGGTTCTTTTTATCCACGGCGGCGGTTGGGCCGTTGGCGAGGCGGCGCTGCCCATGTACGCAGCCTGGGAGCCGCTGCTAAAGGGCGCCAATCTGCGCGCTTTTGCCGTGGAGCATCGACTGCCTCCGCGTTACCGCGGACGCGATCAGGTGGAGGACATTGTCCGCGCCATTCATTATCTGGAAAGCAATGCGCTACGCTTTGGTTATCCGCCGCAGAACATTGCACTGATTGGTTTTTCTTCCGGCGGACACCTGGCGGTCCTATCGGCCCTGCTGCTGTCAAAAGATGCTTCGCATCCGTCGCCGGTCCGCGCGGTGGTCGCCTACTATGCGCCTCTGGATCTGGAGCGGCTGGTACAGGGCAACAACGAAGAAATTCGAAAAATCGTGAACAACTATCTGCCGATGCTTCCGCGCGGCGAGGGGTTGGCGCAAGTTCGACAGGCGCACGAGCTCTACTACCAACGTCTATTGAGGGAACACAGCCCGATTGAATCGATCCATGCCGCTATGCCGCCAATGATGCTGGTGCATGGCGAGGCCGATCAGCTGGTGCCATCGACGCAGAGCGAAGCCTTTTTTCATCGGGCTGAGGAGATAGCGCCCGGTCGCACACGATTGCGTCTGGTTCCAGCCGCTCCGCACAATTTCGAAATTTCGCAGAGCGCGTGGGCGCGTGACATCGAGGAAGATGCTGTCGAATTCATTGTCGATCATCTTGAAAACTGAGCCATGCGGTCAGGCGCGATACGTCACTGGCCAGCCCGCGATTCGATCGCCAGCGCTGCCAGGCAAGCGGCAGTCCTTCGCGGCGCCGATCGGTTTCTAACAGAAAATGATCCGCACCGCGCAGCGTTTCTGGCCTGCTGGAAGCAATAGCGGAAGCGGCGAGTCGCTGCTGTTCAGGCAATTCCTCGTCGAATTCCCCTGGGAAAAAACGCCACCGTCCGTTGCGGCGGCCGTAATCCGCCAGCAGCAGTCGCGGCCGAAGCTGCGTAGACTGCTGCCGAAAGTTCTCCCACCCTGGCGATTGCAATTCGCGCAGGGCCGCCAGAAAGATCTGCAGATCGGCCGGCGTCGCCCGATCATCGGGAAGTTGTCCGTGCGGCCAGCGCATACGGAATGTGCGCCAGGTCTCGCTGGCCCTTCGCAGCACTTCCTGTGATGCGCCGCTCCGCTGCAGATTCCAGAGCAAGCGTTCGCCCCACAAATCTAGCATTGTATCGCTCAACCAGCAGGAACTCAAAGCGAGCCGCAGCGGCAAATCGTGCGTTTGCATTTTGCCAAGAGCGGCGAGACTCAATGCGCAGCCCTCGCCGTGAGCCAGGAGCGTTTTTCGCGCTTCAGGAAAGCGCATGTGTAGAGCCCGCCACGCCGCTGCAATGTCGGCGATCGCCAGATCAAGATCATGGTAGCTTTCACGCGAGGCCCTGCTGCCGGCCGATGCGCGTCCGGCAAAGCGCAGGCTGGCAGCCCCGTACTCTTCGCCCAGCGCCAGGGCCAGACGCTCGGCGGCGGCGGCGCGCACCGCGCCAGAGTTCCAGTTTTCATCGAGGGCGCGGTCGCCTACCAAGAGAACGGCAACTTCCGTTTGCTGTGGCGCAGTGAGTTGCGCTTGAAGCGATGCGCCATCGGCGGAAATAAGATCAAGCGCGGATTGTTGAACGCGCTGTCTTTGAGTATGATCTGCGCTGCAGCCGACGCGCGCCGTAAGCCACAGGCCAAGGAAAGCCAGCAGGGGAATGGCCAGAGTAAAGAGGATAAAACGGCGCGGACCGGACGATTCGACTTCGGGGCGGCTCACCGGCGCCGGCTCGCATCGGCGCCGGTCAGCAACGCTTCCCTGGCGCGGACATGGGTCATCAAATAGTCGGTAAATTCATGCATGCAGATCCCGGCCAGATGGCTGGTGTCGTAGAAGCGATCGCAAGTAATGGCCGGCTGGTAGTTCATGTCCAGAAAGGAAGCGCCATAATCGGCGGCCAGCGATTCCATGGCCGGGACAAAAACAGCGCGAATGCTTGCCGGTTTGCCGCCAGCATCGCGCGCTACCGGGCGCGTGGCTTTGAATCGACGCAGATCCGGTCCCACCTTCACCCACAGCAACGCCGCCGGCATCCGCAGCTGCCGCGAAAGCTCCAGCATTTCCCGGCTGAACTGCAGCTGGCCCTCGCTCATGGCAAAGGGGCTGAGAAAGTTCCGCCAGGCATCCTCGGCCGTAGCCAGCAAGAAGTCGGGATCCTGTGGCGGGTCCAATTCCAGATTGAAGGGCGTCGATCCGCGATTGCGGACCATAATGGAATAGCTATCGGCGAGGAAGCTGCGGTAGGCAAACAGCGCTTCGCCGTTGCCGCTCAAGCGCTCCTGGATCGTGCCGATGCTGAAGTGATACTGGAAGGACCAGAAGCTCTTCTTTGCCGCAAAATTGGCGATCTCATCGACGCTGTAGGAAGATGCATGGCGCAGCACAAAGGAGGCCGGAAGCCCGTTGAGCATTACCTCGTCGGTGCGGATCAAGGGCTTCGCATTGTAGCCCTGCGGCGTGACGGCGAAGAAGGCAAAATCGGGATGAATGTTGCGCTGTCGAAACTCCTCCAGCACGCGAACGTAGTAGTCGGGAGTGCCGCCGGGAACGCTGAAGTTGAACAGAATCCAGTCTGGATAGCGCCGCTCCAGGTATTCGTTATCGAAACTATATGTTCGTGAGTTGCCAAATATAACCAGCGTCTTGCGTCGGCCAGGCAATTGAAGGTAGTTCTGTAACTCATTGGTCAGGTGCTGCTTGTGGTCATAGCTCATGTACGACGCAGTCCGCAAAAAATAATCTGGCAGCGGCCAGATGAAGAGCAGCTTATCGGCGGCGAAGGCCAGAAATAGCAGGAGCAATGGATAGAGGTGCAGAGCGTGCAGCCGTCGCAGTTGCGGCCCGCGCCCTTCAGCCTGGCTTGCTTCAACGTGCATGGCGACCTCCTCTAGAATACAAAATAGATGAACTGGTGGGAATCTACGGCGATGGCCGGCATCAGCCAGCCAAGAACAATGACTGCCGCCAGCGGCAGCAGGAAGGAATCAAGGCGGCGCCAGCGTTCAAAGATGCCGGGTTGAAATTGAATCATGTGAAATAGCGTCACGCCGGCGGCCATCAATGCAATGCGTTCGGCGGGGCCAATGTTGCGAAAGACGAAGAGATCGTCGCCAAAGACGCTCTGCAGCATAGCCATGTCCGCGCCGCCGGCGGCAAAGGCGGCGCGCCAACTGCCGTAGTGGGTAAAGAGGCCGCCAAACATCTCCGCCATGATGGCTGCGGCGCTATGGCCATAATGGGCCACTGGCTGCGAGCGGAACATCAAAGCGCCCAGACAGAAGAGCAAAAACATGAAAGCGCCCTTCAATATCATCAGCGGTCGACTTTTTTGCGGCGTGAGCTGCAGGCCGAGATCCGTTTGCAGCCACCGTTCCACGGCCAGCAGGGCGCCCCAGAATGCCCCCCAGGCAACGTAGGTATAGTCAGCGCCATGCCACAGGCCGCCCAGGGTAAAAGTGATCATCAGGTTAACATACGTGCGCAATTTTCCACGTCGATTGCCGCCCAGCGGAATATAGATGTAATCGCGCAGCCAGGTCGCCAGTGTGATATGCCAGCGCTGCCAGAGCTCCTGTGCGCTCCGCGAAAAATAGGGCGCCAGAAAGTTCTCCGGGATCTCGTAGCCCAGCAGCCGCGCCGCTCCGCGCGCAATATCCGTATAGCCTG from Leptospirales bacterium encodes the following:
- a CDS encoding metal-sulfur cluster assembly factor; this translates as MSAEAVDDAVHDELKQAIWSEISKVQDPEIGLGVVDLGLIYGLELTPEKRADVKMTFTSMACPYGPQMRAEVHAAASRVEGVSDVDVEIVFSPPWNPREMASEEARMYMGIY
- a CDS encoding DUF1574 domain-containing protein, with the translated sequence MHVEASQAEGRGPQLRRLHALHLYPLLLLFLAFAADKLLFIWPLPDYFLRTASYMSYDHKQHLTNELQNYLQLPGRRKTLVIFGNSRTYSFDNEYLERRYPDWILFNFSVPGGTPDYYVRVLEEFRQRNIHPDFAFFAVTPQGYNAKPLIRTDEVMLNGLPASFVLRHASSYSVDEIANFAAKKSFWSFQYHFSIGTIQERLSGNGEALFAYRSFLADSYSIMVRNRGSTPFNLELDPPQDPDFLLATAEDAWRNFLSPFAMSEGQLQFSREMLELSRQLRMPAALLWVKVGPDLRRFKATRPVARDAGGKPASIRAVFVPAMESLAADYGASFLDMNYQPAITCDRFYDTSHLAGICMHEFTDYLMTHVRAREALLTGADASRRR
- a CDS encoding alpha/beta hydrolase, giving the protein MVRNTCSKALPLRILCTAIFAPALWMTISCNAAPAQLFYTPQGTIVETYVQYPQPLRIAEFPPGREASEGAVLFIHGGGWAVGEAALPMYAAWEPLLKGANLRAFAVEHRLPPRYRGRDQVEDIVRAIHYLESNALRFGYPPQNIALIGFSSGGHLAVLSALLLSKDASHPSPVRAVVAYYAPLDLERLVQGNNEEIRKIVNNYLPMLPRGEGLAQVRQAHELYYQRLLREHSPIESIHAAMPPMMLVHGEADQLVPSTQSEAFFHRAEEIAPGRTRLRLVPAAPHNFEISQSAWARDIEEDAVEFIVDHLEN
- a CDS encoding sodium-translocating pyrophosphatase, which codes for MIYTYLTIGAGVLALLYAFWRTAWIQRQDPGTEKMQKIGSYIAEGAMAFLKAEYRTLVIFVVVVAALLGFQGWNEEQKGGATSAFVALSFVCGGLASALAGFLGMRVAVRANIRTANAARSGLEKALAVAFTGGSVMGMSVVGLGVIGLGGLFLLYESMYGFGAGSAEKVLNILAGFSLGASSIALFARVGGGIYTKAADVGADLVGKVEAGIPEDHPLNPATIADNVGDNVGDVAGMGADLFESYVGAILGSMVLGTGFIAAFAPEGQPALDGFGGLSAVLLPLALSALGIVASILGTFFVRVSEGGDPQRALNVGNFVAAALTLIGAFFIINYMLPTEWKAAGVLTGVERSFTAMNVFFAMIIGLIAGILVGIVTEYYTGSDRKPVVQIVKQSITGSATNIIAGLGNGMMSTAIPTILIAVGIYASYELAGLYGIAIAALGMLCNTGIQLAVDAYGPISDNAGGVAEMSELPKEVRHRTDKLDAVGNTTAAIGKGFAIASAALTALALFSAFMKQSGITAINVADPKVMAGLFIGGMLPFLFSAMAMGAVGRAANNMIYEVRRQFNEIPALKAALEVMKRNHEDLSKMSKKDREIFDAAEGAAEYGKCVEISTQAALREMILPGLLAVFTPVIIGYLFGAAALGGVLAGVTVSGVLMAIFQSNAGGSWDNAKKMFEGGVHMDGHSFHKGSAPHKAAVVGDTVGDPLKDTSGPSLNILIKLMSVVALVIAPLIRTPLI
- a CDS encoding MBOAT family protein, with protein sequence MLFNSVVFLLFFLFVYAVYWALPGRARKIFLILASIFFYAAWGLQSEGWWGLRWTAQFLGITGLNYLATVRILKSEGAARKRWLGAIILLDLLNLGLFKYFDFLRRLLLDLGLPLPAEAQGFNLFLPLAISFYTFQVMAYVVDVYRGVVDRDYGFTRFFLFILFFPQLIAGPIMRSTDFMDQIDDPWIDRRRMFDGLWLALAGLTKKVLIADPMGQIVAPVFYEPQTYDGVSLLLAGVCFSIQVYCDFSGYTDIARGAARLLGYEIPENFLAPYFSRSAQELWQRWHITLATWLRDYIYIPLGGNRRGKLRTYVNLMITFTLGGLWHGADYTYVAWGAFWGALLAVERWLQTDLGLQLTPQKSRPLMILKGAFMFLLFCLGALMFRSQPVAHYGHSAAAIMAEMFGGLFTHYGSWRAAFAAGGADMAMLQSVFGDDLFVFRNIGPAERIALMAAGVTLFHMIQFQPGIFERWRRLDSFLLPLAAVIVLGWLMPAIAVDSHQFIYFVF